Sequence from the Diadema setosum chromosome 18, eeDiaSeto1, whole genome shotgun sequence genome:
GCGACTGATTTGATTGGCATAATAAGTCGCTAACTTCCGACGGGGAAGATTCCGGAACGGTGTTTCTGTCtctcccgaccccccccccctttccttttTCTGTGTATGGACATGTAGTTCCACTCACACGCATCACATAGCAACTAAAGGTGATAACATTGGAGCATATACATTCCAGGAACATGTGAGGAGCTTGCATGTTTGGGAGAACAGAGTAAATATGTGTAACCTCAGTACGGCTACTGGTTACCGGAAAGTGCTTCCAGGAAGCGAAGGATTTTTTGGTCGCTATTTTTTGGGCGGAATGGCGAGTTTTCTCGGGGCAGAATGATAGATTTCGACGGAAATAATCAATATCTCGTTTGGTCAAACATTAACCCGGCAACCTCTGACGGATGGGCCTGGAAGAGATGAAATTGCGGTTCAAGATGAGATACAAGATACTCACGCCATCTCAGTGAGAGAACTACATTCCATTGGTAGCGCCACGCGCGAGTGCGTGCTTACTGGTGATAGAAACCATGATCGCATTGAGAAATGTGTGCTCGCCACGGGAATACAAGACAATATGAAATGAGATTTTTGACAGAAACATTTTTTGGTGTTCAGACGACCTGTGGTAAGTCAATCAAAACGTTGATTTTATGACATTATTGGACTGAATTAATATATCTATACCTATATCCCTCGAAATAGAGTTTAGCATGCATGAAGTAGCGATGTATATTGTGAAACATTCGGAGCgagcataataattatgcttcccataaaacattattttcctTTATGCAGAGTTTTATCTATATTTCAATCTATAGCCTTTTccatactatatatatatatatatatatatatatatatatatgtgtgtgtgtgtgtgtgtgcgtgtgtgtgtgtgtgtgagtttgatcgcaaaatggGTTCAGAGCCATTCTAAAACAATAAAGTAAATCCATCATCTAAAAGAGCAAAATGGAacatttccagtgatacctcgCTTATTAAAATAAAAGGAATGTTCTTGAACATAaaattatgttgaaaaaatatctcaaattttcttattatcttcttttttgcaGCTGTATttgcaaatatatcaaattaacAAGATTGGAGTTGACATGTTTTGCCAACAAActcttacatatatatataaatatatatatatatatatatatgtatatatatatatatatatatatatatatatatatatatatatatatataaaatattatattatatatatgtgtgtgggggtgtggatgtgtgtgtgtagattaaTAGATATAAAAGTCAACTTCCTTCCTTGTTTGAAATTATTCGTATGATAACGAAAACAGAAAGTATAAATGTAAGATTTAAAAGATGTAGTCTGAGACATAGTACATGATAGCAGTTTGGTTGAGACGATTAGCGGTACATGTATCAGTGGTATTCGTGGCTGGCTTGATGTTTTAGCACTTCTCTTGTAGAAGTAGCAACGGTGATATAAACAATGTATTATAGATAACTGCTTAGATGTGTAATTACTGCAAGAAGTGGTACTAGTAACCGAAGTCGGTATAGTCGAATTATTTCATAACAGTTTATTTGCAACACAGCTGATACAGTATCATTCTAATTCTGTAATCAGCTGAAACATACTGACGACATTCATCTGTGAGGATCAGTGATGTTCGCAACGATTTTGTTGTTTGATTGATTGGAAGACGAACCTGGAAAggtaaaaaaaaccacacacacacgcacacacacacacaccacacacgcACAAAACACAAGCAATCATGTCATTTGACACCAGTATCTTTTAACGATTATTCccacatacacaaaacacacacacacacacacacacacacacacccgtgTCCACTGTATTTAAGGCAACAGCAGTATTTATGtagatatatgtacataatgtctgtgtgcgtgtgtgtccaCTTGGTAAACTTTATAACTCAAGACCAGTTTGCTCTGTATGTCACAGAGTAAGGGGAGTACCACTTCCAGCGCCGTTTCACAAAACGGTAAATATTCAAAACCATGAAAAACGGCTCAGAATCAAAAATATGTTACGTTCATCAGGATTTTAAAAGGGGTCAATGTAATGTGTTGTACTTCATTGGTTACAGCAAATAGGGGAGAGTGGTGTGACGCGGACGCGGAAGAAGTGGGACACCTCTCATAtctcaaaaagttttgaactaaACGGATTTCAAGTCTTATCGCCTATTAGACATTTGGCATCAGAGTACAAGCACATGGTAACTGCTCTGCAATAACTCTGCGGGAAAGTTTAATTTTGAAGTATTTTTCGGACACTTTTTGGTAGTTTTTTGCATTCAGTGTGAAATGTATTCTGAATTCATCGTACGGCTTTAGCAGGCACTTAGCATGCTATATGTAGGCCTTTTTTATGATTTCCAATAATTTGCACTAAAAGATTTTGTAAAAATTAGCTAAAATTGTGATGTTAGCCGCCATTTTGACTTTTTGGGGGTGCTGGGGTGAACTGGGACAGCAGCACTGTCCCACTTCTTGCTGTATTCAAAGTTGtgataaaaatatcaaagattttcttattattttttatataagTTCTGGATGCTTTTAATGCAACTTTCTCTGATAGACCATAGTGGATAAATCAGGTTGtgcgatgaaactcttcatgtgtatatattcaaacacacacacacatagggcctacgcgcgcgcacacacacacacacacacacacacacacacacattatattttAATATGCTTGTAACATTGTCTAGCCTATAGTTGCTGTTTGTCCCGCTTCACCCCAACCAATGTCCCACTTCTCCCCGTTCAGAAgccttttaaaaatcaattatgACACAAATGTGACACTTTTAAGAATATGAAGTAACAACCCACCATGTAGCCTAGCATCAGTAGTCTTTGGGTCCGAGACATGAGTGCCCCATTCTAAATATCAGAAAAGTTATACGAGAAAATTtatcaaatcacaatttttgtccCACTTCTCCCCACCCTCGCCTTCCTACTCACTCTTAACCCTTATAGCAATTTCTCCGGTAGTGTAAAATTGATTGATGTTCTATATTTGATATCAATTTGAGAGTCGGTCTGCGTAGGACAGAGGAATGTTACGTAACAACACAGTGATCGATGATCTATGAGAGAGAAATGTATTTGACCAACATATTCCTAACGCAGACAGTATTTACCGAGTCGAGGATGCCCGGCTAATCCAAAACTAATTGAGAATGCTAATGCACACGAAAATGTGATCATTCGGGAGCTATTGCAGTCTGAGACCATTTTCCAACCTAATAATATGTTTCGTTTAAAACCCCTCCAAGTGTCTACACATTATCTGTAGATGGAAAATAGCATCGAACAAAcacctttcatttattttagtttttctacataatgtgagatatttttgtttataattgtGCAAAAAAAGGTTGGTTTGGGGGATTTTTGATTGAATTTTTGTTCACATGTGTTCGCACATCACTTACCAATATCTTTTCAGTGGGCTAAAGCAGgtttatttaaagataattCACGTCCACACAGATCATCATGTGATAAGTCGAGCATTGAAACTTCAGAGCGGTTTATTTAGTCGTAGGAGAATTAGATTTTCTTTCCTTGTGCTGATTTAGAGAGGTCTTGaggtttgaaagaaaatatcagttttgcttttattttgggAAGTACTCGTCACTCATTGCTTCATCCATAATCATATACATCGTAGATGGATTCAATTATTCAGTCAACGTGAATTCAGAAATAAGTATAatgtgtatatgatatatatgtttatgcaaatatatagtatatatatatatgtatatatatatatgtatatatataacacatatattattttatgggtatatgtgtgcgtgtttgtgtcaGTGGATATAAGAAACGAATGGCGAACTTGATGAATGACTTGatgaaagatgcaaaatctATTGGTTTTGTAACTACTGCTATCTTATGGTGGACACATTCATGGTGGTGGAAATTCTCTGTCTCATCATGTGTGTAAACAAAGGACACATCACTTACCAATGATTTCAATGAGCATAATCAGCTCGATATTTCAAAACATTCACTTATACGGGTATATacgtgtttgtgtttgtgttttttttttgtgtgtgtgtttgtttgtgtgtgtttgtgtgtgtttgcgtatgTTTAGGTTGTGTCTGTGCGTCATGCACGAATAAAAAGACATCATTATACAACTCTCATACCAGACTCTGTAAACGTGAAAACATacatatctatcaataaaaaTTCCTGAATGAAGATTTTAAAATAATAACACATTTATCAATTTGTCGAAGCGATTGTGTACCGCTCTTACTTCAGTGTATATCATGACGTTCTGAATGATCAAACGGTTTTTGGCCGCTTTtttaacaatgacaatgaaggTTTCGCCTTAGCATATCCTTTTGATACAATCCATTGTACGACGTTGCAGTGCAATAGACCAGATCCTACTCATCGGCATTACGAGGATAAAAGGACCCTTAAAATAAAACCCTTTTCCAAGTGAGTTACGTAATGATGGTGAGCTCGACAGTACCCCACACCAAAATCCCACAATTTCACGATCAGCGGGCGGGGCCACTCGCTGGTGTCAAAGAACGGTTAGGTGACGCAGCAGtcacaaaataaaaggcagtATCGAACTGTTTTGTACTTgtcaacaatgacaaataaaCTTTCACTGGATTGATGTTGAAGTTATTAGACTTTCTTGttctcggttttttttttttttttgttctttttttttttttgcatcgtgCCTGTGTAAAAGACGAGCAACTTTCGACTCTACATTTCCCTCGGCTTGTTTGTGACTCAGAGCAGGACAATCCTTTTCCTTCCTTCAAGGTCTAACTTCTAAGGTTTTGTTTCTCTATGGATACTCTTTAACAGACTTAGTGTTAATCTTGGTGACATCACCACAATCACATGACTTTATCATTTTTAGAATGCCGACGAGCCCAATGTAGGAAGTTGCTCGGaataaccatggcaacagaacACCACATTACTCTTGTTTGAGGGCTCGTTAATTATTTTTTTAGCGAATTTGCCACCGGCTCAAAGTGCAGTCTTCGCAGAACATCATACACCCATCAAAGGTCCAGCAGACGCCAGCGCTCGCTGTCAAGCCCTACACCGTCAGTACGCCATCCTACGACATTAATAGGATCACCTGCTCCCCACGCTTGCCACTGAATGAGTGGCTTCGTTATATAATCCAGAGCGTTAAAGCTTGTCCGGAAGGTGCTGATTTCCGCCAGGTACTGCGACGCATAAATACATATCGTGGAGGACACTACCTCATCCCCAAACGTACCTGTGTACTGGTATGCTGCGTGACGTGTACGATTCCCCACACCAATCCAGGCTACTCTCGCGACGTATGAGGGCCCGCTTCTCGTTTCCATCAGGTCGAATTGTGCTCGTCCGTATTACTACCAGAGACAACGAAATATTCATTGATCTTCATTACGAACCTCGCGTGATTGCTATGTAGAATTGGGCTTTCCGTGAATTGTATCCGGTGTTTCTTCTAAGCGGGAAAACTGACGAACAGTCTGCAAAAAGTCGCAAATATAAACTGATCATAGGAAACAGGGATATATCAAGGCGATATATGGAGTGAAAGGGCTGAAACCCTTTAAAATCACTACGTATTGGTCGGTTACCACCCTGACACCCACTGGACTTGTAATGGATGCCTTACGGCCTATAACCAGCCTTAATTCAAAACTCCTGTTCAACATCGCTGATCTCAGATTAGAAACACGACAAAATGACAGTTCTTTGCACTCAGAACTCATTGGAAGTATTTTGGTAAGTATACACCTTTCCAACTTGACTAAATGATGTACAGCAATGCACGTTTAAGTCATGACAATGATTTAACCAATACAAATCTTACTCGTCCCATAATCATAAATGATATGAGAAAAAGAATGTAATCACATTGTATTTCAAAGGAAGATGTCTCATGCTCCTTGTGTTCAACTGAATATCCAGGACGCTTCCATTCAAACGCCTAGTACCCCATTAAAATGGCGTCAACATGAAATCTAACGTATAATGCTTGATGTCTTTCCTACAGAAAATGACGGAGAAGAGAATAAGATCATTCAACCTATTCTGTACACAATAGTTTGGTCAACCCTCTTTCCAACTTCGATGCATTCATATATAGCCCGTGTAGTGTTACTTGCCTCATCTACTGGCAGAATTTCTGAAACATTATCGATCCAATCATTGGTTTTCAGTGAATCTACATAGCACTTCCCTTCGTATAGGGCCTACTTGCAAAGGTTAAGCTTGCTCGTATTGTAGTCTGTGACAGTCCGATGCATTCGGGTGtgtcctcctcccccccccccccttttcctttcttttgctcCAGCCtatttgtcatattttgtaGCCAAAGTAAACAGCCTTTGAGAGACGTATAGTCTTTCAGATCGACTTAAAACTTTGCTTCAGTGAGATCATCCTTCGAGcaacttttttttgggggggggggcatgatcaCTTGGGAAAGTGCTTTATCACTCTGAAGAGGAAGCAAGTGGAAGAGTCATGTGCTCTATAAAGGAAAGAAGGGTTAGATCATGTTAGGTCAACAGGAAACATGGACGCCTGGAAATGTAAGGAAGTGAGACGGAGATTGTTTTGACTGTTCGGATGGAATAACATGGGATAAAGATAGGCAAGGTGAGAAGCCAACATGTGAATGTATAATGGGGTGAGGGTAGAGGAGGGTACATCGTGTTCTGGCCTGCCATGTCGCTTCAATCGTATAGTTACACAGCCTGATTCGCAAGAAGAGAATTGACACTGTATGACGGTACTTCCAAACTGTTTTCATGCCCAAACCCGGAAGTGTATACAAGTTAGCTCATACCACATCACCTCCGATGGATGTGGGGACATTTTGCATGACGTCTCCTCAAGGTGTCAAGTCGGAGTAAATGTCAGATCTtctactcttcttttttttttaataaatataGATACATCAATAGTGAACAAAAGCGCCATCATAAAGGAATGAATTATTAAATCTTTGTGAAAAACACTGTTAAAACCTTAAGGAATAGATTTGTTGGAATCGCTTCCCATCGACTTCAATACCGTTATGAATCTAATAACTTCTATCAATAATTACGCGTTACTCTGTGATAAACTTTGCCATTTTTCCCCTGGCAAAAAAAAACAGCTGTAGAATATCTTGTTTATTAAGAGTCATACAATTAGATAATATGATGTTGAATTCAATTACACTGCACCAGGCACATGCTAATTACCATGACCTaaaacataatgattatgatatcaaACGGCGACAATAACAACAGTGCTCTTGAACTTGCTTCTAATActagtagtaaaaaaaaaaaaaacagctttagcATGATTCCgtgaagaagaacaaaaaaggaaagaaagaaaaaacaaatatgacaGCATAAACATCATACAAATTATTATTGATATACCACATatctccctgccccccccccccgaatttccaaagaCATTACACATGCATCGTGATTACTAATACCTCCTCTCTCCACTATATACAGTCATGGAGACCCCGTATACTCTTGCTTTGCACTCAGAGCATGATAATAGTTAATTTATTCACGAGTGCAGACAGGTACAAATAGGTTTTATGGTATTGTAAATGATTATGTCTGTCACACTGTCATAGTCGTAAAGAGGGGAGAGATTTGCTCCATGTGTCGGAATTTTTTGGTAATGTGCCATTTTCATAATGTACTGTTCAGTTTGTTTTCGCACAATATAAACAAAGGTGAATCACGCTGGTGCGTCATTATTCACTTTAGGTAGTCTCAATAGACTGATAGAATGTGAAATGCCAAGAACagatataatgtacactgttaTAATTGGGATTTGCATCTGAAATTTACATGATTAATTCATCAGACAGTGTTACACACGCCATATAGGTATAaatgtatagggcctatacatgtacttaGATAATATACACATTATGTGTTTATATCTAATGATTCATTATgtttattttctcttcatttgaaCTCTAGCCTTGCTTTCAGAACGAAACGGGCCGCTGATTCGCTTCTATGTcatcatgaatgaatgaatgaatgagtgacgAGCAGAAATCCATGGATGTGGACTGAGACGATGATTTCTAATGATGGCGTCATGGAGGTGGGAAATCGGACAGAAAACATAACAGACGGCGTCACATTTGATTTCTACCCCCACTCCGTTATCATCAGTACGGTGTACATCAGTATCATTTTCGTTGGTATCCTTGGTAACGCCCTAGTGATAGTGGGTGTGTTCGTCACGCCCAAACTGCGCACACCTACCAACGTCCTTATCGTAAATCTGGCCATCGCCGATCTTTTGACATGCCTGGCGCTTCCGTTCCAGACGATTGGCGTCCTCAGTCCTCCCAACGAATTCCCGCTGCCGCTTTTCGTCTGCAGCATTATAGGCGGTGTCATCTACGTGACGTTTACTTGCAGCGCCGTCAATTTGTTGTTGATCGCGATCATCCGATATTACGTCATAACGCGCTCCCTCCGGAGCTCGCATGGACTCAACACACGCAAAATACAGGCGGTTTTTGCTGTCTTAGCCTGGATCTTAGCCGTTGTGTATGTGATGGTTCCAATACATGTTTTCCATCTCACGGAATTTTCCTATTATCCTGGATACAGGCAGTGCTTCACAAGTCTGACAGACACGATTGATATTTATCACAATTATCTAGCCGTGTTGCTAGGCATTCATTTGCTAATCATCATGTGCTGTTACACAAGGATCGTAATTTTTGTCAAACAGCATCAGAAACGTTTCCGTGTTGTCTTCGGTAGTTCGTGCGACGTGCAAGGAAAGCGGTACCGAGATGAAATCCGGCGTCTGAGTAAGCGCGAAGTTCGCGTTACGAAAAATCTTTTCACGGTTGTGCTCGCGTTTGTCGTCTGCGCACTACCCACCATTGTGTCCTTTCTCTTGCCAGGCGTGCTCGTCGCTGGATTGTACACGACGGCCATTTTGTATTGCAACAATTGCA
This genomic interval carries:
- the LOC140241472 gene encoding somatostatin receptor type 5-like, with protein sequence MEVGNRTENITDGVTFDFYPHSVIISTVYISIIFVGILGNALVIVGVFVTPKLRTPTNVLIVNLAIADLLTCLALPFQTIGVLSPPNEFPLPLFVCSIIGGVIYVTFTCSAVNLLLIAIIRYYVITRSLRSSHGLNTRKIQAVFAVLAWILAVVYVMVPIHVFHLTEFSYYPGYRQCFTSLTDTIDIYHNYLAVLLGIHLLIIMCCYTRIVIFVKQHQKRFRVVFGSSCDVQGKRYRDEIRRLSKREVRVTKNLFTVVLAFVVCALPTIVSFLLPGVLVAGLYTTAILYCNNCINPILYAFKHPVFKKAFMRPDQLP